A region of the Leptospira venezuelensis genome:
TCCGCAGTAACCTTAGGGGTATCATCTAAGTCCCTAAAGAAAGTGTGAGCACGAACAATAGGTCCAGCAACTAATTGAGGGAAGAAGGAAACGTATAATGCAAAGTCTAAGAAGGACTTACGAGCTTCCAAGTTCCTGCGGAATACATCTATTGTATAACTCATAGACTGGAATGTATAAAAGGAAATACCAACAGGCAAAATGATCTTTAGATGTTCAATTTTAAGAGGTTCGCCTGTGGAGATTTGATTAAATAGATCTGCAAAAACTTCTAAAAGGAAGTTTGTATATTTGAAATAAGCTAAAATCCCAAGATTCGTAACAAGAGATGCAACTAAACAGAGCTTTCTGAACTTTTCAGAAACTCCTTCTCCGCTCATCAATCTTCCTGCAACGTAGTCCACGATCATGGAAACGATCAAGATGATGATGTATAAGTTAATATTAAAATTACAGAAGGATAGATCGATCCAATTCTCGTACCAAGTAGAAGTCCTGATATCGTTGCAAGCTATGGAAGCAGGGTGCCAAGCGTTATAAAAGTAGAGGCTGGCAAGAAGAAGGAAAGCCCTTTGGTATGTACCTTTTAGGATTTTCGCTAGGATCAAAACGATCGGCAAAAATACGAGAAAATGGGCTGAATTGAACAGCATTCGTTCGTTTGTCCTCGACTCCTGTGCAGTTTTTTGGACTAAGAGAAACTCACAAGCACTTATTTATTCGTTTCTGTACACCGGTTCAGGAGTGATATACTCATATTTATCTTCAATTCCTTCTATAAAACTTTTATGGGATCTTTCAGATCTAGGAAGTGTAGAATAAGTAAAATTGACTAGAAAAAGTAAACTAACATACGAGAAAAAAATAATATGAGAGATGGATCTTATTCCAAATCTGAAGTTCTCGAATTCTAAAGAACGAAATACTAAGGCCGCAAAGATCAAAAGTCCTATCACAGAAGATACCCAGAACTCAAAAAAATACCCTTCCCACCAAGTATAGAATACAAAAGAAGGAATGAGCCAGAAGAATAAAAGAATGAGTTCTGTTTTGTAGGACTTCCAAAGGCGGATCCAATTTAAGAAAGCTAAAAATAAGATCCCGATCCAAAACCCTAGATTCAAATTATAGGGAAAACTTTTGAGAGATGTAAGATCATTTGCATTAATCCTGAGTCCATTCTTTACACCTTCAAAATTTAAGAACGCGTCCCCAATCCCTCTGTAAAAATTCATGATATAATTTTTAGGTCCCGGAGCGGCCCCCCATTTTTCCTGAGAAGCATATAAGAATAACCAATTCGCAAAATTCTTTTCACTTTCGACGGGAGCAGTTAAATTTCTTTCTAAAAGAATAAATCCTACATAAAGATAAGAAAGTGTGAGAATGAGTATTACTGAGAATAAATATATGAAGATGAATTTTAGTTTATAAGAATATTCGAAACTTCTTCCTCTCCATTTATTCGCGAGAAGAACTGAAACCGGCACGAATGTTAAGAAAATTGTGTCTGATTGGTGATAATAAACATTCCAAACTTGCAAAAATCCTGCAATGTACAACTTTCCGGGAGACCAACCGTTCTTAGAATTCCAAACGCACAGTAAAAATAGCGCGGCAGTAAAACAAGAATGGATGAGTGGAGTGTCATTATGCTGAGCATAAAACCAAAATCCTTGGGAACAATGAACAGCGAGTCCCAAAAGAACAGCTCCTACTAAATCTTTATACAATCTCCAATAGGATAACATAAGAATAAAAATGAAGAAGGATGCAACTATTAGGACTCTAAGTCTTAACCCAAACATAGCAGAGTCAGGTCCATGAAACCAATACCAAAACTTTAAGTATAATAGTCCTGTACTTTCGAAACCGATATGGTGAGGATTAAAGAATACTTTCCAATATTTATTGGTAACTATATTGTGAGTGTATACGATAGAATCCCAATCGTAATGTCTTGATAAAAATCTAAGATCGAATAAGAATAAGATCACCGTGAAACAAACTAAAAAAAGAAAGCCTGCCCAGATCGAAGGGGATCGAAATATATTATCTACTTTTTTTAAGAACTCCAGGCTTTCTATAGAACGTTTGAACATTAAACGGATCTAAAAACGGAAGACAAAAATTCAGAATTATTTTTTGAGAAGAAGTAAGGAGATTCCGCGAGAACTGAATTTTCCGCTTCGTTGATATGAATTCTAAAAGAAAGTTTTTCGAAACCTAAAAGTGAACGGAACCATCCAGATTTATGATGGATCTGTAAACCTGTTTGGTCCGGATTCCAACGAATTGTTTCTTTTCCTAAAAATCCCCATTTGGTAACTGCGAGTCTATTTTCTTCCGTAATAAAAGTTTGGAATAGATTCTTTCTTAAGAATCGGACTAGATCCAAAAAGAACGCGAATGCGATATAAGAGATCACAAAAAGAGCAGTGTAATCGTAGAGTCTTTTATCAAGTAAAAGAGAAAGTTTTAGTACTTTGGTGATTTGCAGTAATTCTACAAATTTGAAAATCCAAGTAGAGACTAAGGTTCTTAAAGGGAATAAATAGAATAAAAATACTCCGTAAACCAAGATGGCAAAGGAAGGAGGTATATAATTGATCTTTAATTTACTTTTTTTGATCTTTGCAGATCTAATTTCCGTATCGGAATTCTCCCAATTCCACCATACGGATTTGGATATATCGGATTTCTTCATACTTGAGGGCCTAGGAGTTTTTCTTTCTTGATTTCCAAAGTTCTACGAGAGAGTTTTCGACCTGCTTTGCGGTGGAATCCCAGGACCAATCGTTTCTACTCGGCTTTCTGCCATAGATCCCTTTTTTAGCGGTCAGGGAAAGTGCGTTTTTCCAAGCCTCTAGATTCTTAGGAGAAACGAATGAATCGGTAAATTCATCCAAAACCTCGTGGAAAACAGGAATATCGGAAACAATGCATGGTTTGTTTTCTCGGATTGCCTCTAATAAAGGCAAACCAAAACCTTCATGCAAAGAAGGGAAGATAAAATAAGAACAATTTTTGTAGAGCCAACCTAGCTTAGAATCATCCGGATTTTCTATAAAATAGATCCCGTCCTTCTCCAAGCCACCTTCTTTCAAAATGGAGGTCAGCCCTTCTGATTTCCAGCCAAGTCTTCCCGCAAGGACAAGAGGGTAGGGAAAGTTCGGTTCTTCTTTTTTTAAAGAAAGATACGCTTCTACAAGAGTATTTAAATTTTTCCTAGGTTCTAATGTCCCAACCGAGAATAGAAAATTTTTAGGAAGAGTTTTTTCAGGAGAAGATACTGATTCGAAACCTTGGACTCCTGGATACACAACTTCTAATTTAGATTCTAATTCAGGTAAAAAATCCAAAATATCATTCTTAGTATTTTGAGAAAGACAAAGAACCTTATCTGCTTTTTTCAAAGTGATAGGGGACATGATCTTGTGTTGCCAATAATTTGCAGTGGTCATTGTCTCGGGAGCAGATCTAAAATTTAGATCATGATAATTTACTAATGTAGGGACCTTTAAGCCGAATGCGGGAAGTAACTGCAATGTTCCCCAAAAAAGATCGATCCTATGTTTTTTTATCAAAGAAGGTATGGTAAAGTTCAACCATAGAACACCTGGAAGTTTACTTGGAATAAAAGTAGGAGTCAGCCCTATTAAATGGTTGAAAACAGGATGAATGGGTTTATTCGAATAAAGATAATATTCTAAAGGAGAATCTGGACGTAAAAGTCTTTGCAAAACTTCAGCAAGATATCTGGAATTGCCGGTGATCCCATAAGACAAGGGCCTTGCATCCACTGCGACCCTTGGTTTATATTTTAAATTTTCCTTTTTTAGCATAGTATTCTAAAACAACTAAGCAGTTTTGTCCGAATAGAAAATACACACATATTGTACTAAAGATGTATATAATAAGAAGGAGAACATCAATATCGCTTCTTCTGCAATATTTCCTATAAAACTCCTATTTAAGAGTAGGACCAAAATAGAAATAGAGACAAATATCGTAGCAGATTTATATTCTATTAGTTTAACTTTCCACTTCTCCCATACCAAAAGTGGTTCCCCTTGCTCCGGCCAAAGTTTAGAAAGAATGAATGCTGTTGGGAATAATAAAAATACAAATGCGTGTATCCAAGAGATCCCGCTGAAAATTACGGAAAAGAAAAATAATCCGGATAAAATAAATCCTTCCGAAGCACCCTTGAATGCTTTATACAAATAAGGACCTGCAATTCCTAAACTTAAAATACCAGAAATAATCTTTACTTGATTTACAGTTAGAGTTGTAAACGGCATTCCGAATCTTCCCTGGTTTAGCAAATCGGAATATGCTAAGAAGTATTTTGCCAGAGTAGAATTTAAACTCTGGTTATTCTTCCAAGCACGTAAAGCGGGAGATTTTAGATATTTTTCTAAAACCAAATCGTACCATGTTTGGTTCATCTTCCAAGTAAACTCTGGATTGTACAATGCCGGTAAAACAATCCAACCTAATGCAAAGATAACTGTGTAAACGATCACCATTGGTCTTTTTTTGTATATGAAATAGAATAAAAAAGCGGCAGGTGTGATCTTGATTACGATTGCTAGAGCCAAAACAAGTCCAGACAACCAATCTTTTTGAACTGAAACCGAAACTAAGATCAGTAGTAATAACAAGAAGCCAACTTGGTTATTGTTTTGGTGATTTTCTACAAATCGCAAAGATAAAAGTAAAACGGCAGATAAGAATAGAAAGGACTTCTCTCTTCCTAATAGTTTCCCGATCAGTAGAAGACTAAAAATCAGTGCAATAAAATTGATCGTAAAGAATATACCAGAGGCAACTTCAAATGGAAGACCTGAAATCGGTATGAGCAGGAACGCGAAAGTGGGAGGATAAATGTAAGAACCTACATTCTCCACTTTTGATTTGATCCTAAAAAACACTTCCGGATCGAATATCTGATCTATTTTTAATTTGCCACTTTCGAATTCCTGGACCACTTCAGACAACGCATCCAGGCTATACAGATCCTTGCCTTGTTTGAAATTACGGGAGGCTTCGTAATAGTCTGAAAAATCGGATGATTGTCCTGTGCGACTAAACCCGTTTGCGTAAAGAAAAGCTAAGAATAGAAAGAATACTAAAACAGGGCCGGATTTTTTGAGGTCGATCCGCATTCAGGTACTCTTTTCTGTCCGCCTGAAAAAGCCAAGAAATTAAAAATCGGTTCCCGAATTCTTCGGATCGAATTCATTGGAAGAATGGAATTCCAAGATCTGTCCGAATTTGATTTCGAACTTCCCGAAGATCAGATCGCAAAATTCCCCGCTGCCAAAAGAGATAAGAGTAGGCTGCTTGTTTTAGGAAGGACCCAAGACTTCTTAAAAGAAGAAACCGAATTTTCCAAAATATTAAACTATCTCCGAGAAGGAGATGTACTAGTAGCAAATGCAACCAGAGTTTCTAAGCGACGAGTATTCTTAGTTACTAAAACGGGCAGAAGACATGAGGCAATGTTCCTTGCTGAAACGGAACTCGGGATTTGGAAAACGCTCACTAGAAATTCTAAGAAGCTAAAGATCGGAGATCAGCTCTACGACGAAGAAACTGGGAAATTCCTTTTTTCAGTTATAAGAAAAGAAGAAGAATTTACGATCTTTCAATCTGAAACCTCCCTTGATGAAAATTCATTTGAACTTATTGGTCGCACTCCAATCCCTCCATACTTTAAAAGAGAAAGCACTTCAGAAGATGATATTCGTTATCAAACTGTGTATTCTAAAAACCTAGGTTCTGTTGCAGCTCCTACCGCAGGTTTACATTTTACTCCGGAGTTATTAGAGGAGCTGAGAAAAGGAAAAATAGAATTTCTGACACTAGAGCTGAAAGTTGGATATGGCACATTCCAATCTTTGAACGAAGATCACTTTGCGAATAAAACTTTACATGAAGAAGAATTCGATCTTCCTATCGAAACCAAAAGTATTTTGGATTCTGCCAAGAAAAATAGTAAAAGGATTATCTCTGTAGGCACTACTACATTGAGAGCCTTGGAGTCCGCTTACGACCCAAACACCAAAACGTTCAGACCAGGCAAAGGAAAAACAAGACTGTTTTTACAACCTGAGGATTCTATCCTGAGCTGCGAAGGTTTGATCACTAATTTCCATCTTCCCCAGAGTAGTTTACTTTTATTAGTAAGTGCCTTTGCTGAAAAAGAAAAAATACTGAAAGCTTATAAATTCGCTATAGAACAAAATTTTCGTTTCTTTTCCTACGGAGATTCCATGTTGATTTTAGATCCTGAAAAAGTCTGATCCTAACTTATTTAATTGAGGAATTCTAAGCCGAAAAGGAAAATGGGAAAGGTGTTAAAAAAGATTCTTCCTGGGCAAACTGAGATCAGATTTAAAGCGGCAAAGCCGGCCAAACTTAACGGACTGCCTGACTTTTTAGTATTTCATAAGGAAGAGGTGAGAACATTTCGCCAGGCCCTGGAAAACCCTGGGCTCTTCCGACATATCCTGATCACCGGTCCAGAGATTGAAGCAAACCTTCTACAATTCGGACAGTACCTCGAAGAGATTGTAAAAGACCAGCCAGTAGTAGCAGAACCAAATCCAACCTTATTATCCCTGGCAGGTTTTCCTTTTGAGAATAAATATAGACCAGGAAAAATTTCAGAAGCAAACGGTGGACTTTTACTTCTTCCTATCAAACCATTTGTAGAAGATCCGGACCTTTATTATTTTCTGAAAGGTGTACTGCTTACCGGTAAAATAGATTTTCTTTCTCTTCCGGAAGGATCGGACTCTACAAATATCAATCGATTTCATCCAAGTATAGATTCCAGATTTAGACTCATCTTAGTGGGAGAAGAAACAGAAGTGGATTCTATCTCTCAGATCGACGCTGACTTTTACGGAAGTTTTGATTTTAAGATACATATGCCTTACGAGATCAGTCTTGAAAAATCCTGGCTTCCTGTTTTTTCAGGGCTGCTCAAATCTTGGGAGAAGCCTGGCTATCCTCCTTTGGACCAAGCGGCCCTTGACTCTCTTCTGGAACTTGCACTTAGATGGAATGATAGCCAAACTAGACTCTCTCTTCATCTTTCGGAACTTCGCTCCTTTGTAAGAGAAGTATTAGCTTTTAATAATAAAGGAAAGAAGTCTGTAGGAAGAGCAGAGATAGAAGCTGGTCCTTCTCTCATCCAAAAAAGAACTGCAATCCACAAAAGAAAATATATAGAAAATATCAAAGAGGGCCTGATCTCAGTTCCTCTCAAAGGAAAAAAGACGGGGCGGATTAACGGGCTCTCGGTAATTTTATTACAATCTTCTCTTTTAGATTTTGGGCAAGTGAACCAAGTATCCGCCAGGGTTTCCTTGGGCTCGGGAAATCTGATCAATATAGAAAGGGAAGTTAATCTTTCAGGAAGCCTACACGACAAGGGAGTGTTTATCCTACAATCATATATAAAAGGAATGTTTTCTCATACTCAGTCCTTTGGTTTGGATGCTTCTATTCTATTTGAGCAAAATAGTTCCCCGATTGACGGGGATTCTGCCAGTTGTGCCGAACTTCTCGCTCTTCTTTCCGCGCTCTCTGGTTTAGAGATCCCCTGTAATATTGCGGTGACTGGTGCTCTTTCCCAGTATGGGGATATCCTACCTGTGGGTTCTGTGAATACTAAGATCCAGGCCTGGTTCGATGTGATCCGTTTGACAGGCTCTCCCAGAGAGAAATATAAAATTTACATTCCTAAAGATAATATGAGAGATCTGAACCTTCCGAGAGAAATCCGAGAAAGTATGAAAAAGGGAAATTTCCAGATATTCTACTGTTCCCATGTAGAGGACCTGATTCCTGATATTTTTGGGGTCGCAGCAGGTAGGATCTCCAAATCAGGAAAATACCCAAATGGTTCCCTTTTTAGGATTATCGAAGAGCGGATAGATCGCAAGAGGGACGGCGAAGAGGCCTAAGTGCAAAAATTGCTGGTCGACCCTGATTTTTTCTCAGAAATCCTCTAATCAGTCTCCCCCGGAACGACCGATACTTTATGTACAGTCATGAAACCTGGGGCAAACATCAATATTGAGTCCTCTCTTCTCGTAACCTTGGTTGCGGGTATGGGATTCTTAGTAAGTTTGGGAATCGCACCAGTCAGGACCGGAGGCTTTCTAAGCGACGAACCGGTCTTAAGAGAACTTATCCCCAATCAATTTACCTGGGAACCAAGCTCGGAACAAATCCGGGATCTGCCAGAGAGATTAGGAGAAACCGGACCTAGCCTGGTTTAATTTCTTGCTCCGCTTCCCGGTCTGAAAATCCTATCAAGAAAGACCGGGAGTGTTCGATGTTCGGCAAAAGTTTAGATAATCTAAAACAAATGAACCAGATGCGGGTTCGTATGAAAAAATTGGAGAAGGAGCTCGAAGCTCTAAGTTTCGAGGGCAAATCCAAGAACGAATTAGTAGTTTGCATTACTGATGGTAAACAAACCGTGCAAGAGATCCGTATCGAAGATTCTTTACTTGCTAAAAATGATAAAAAACTACTTCAAAAAAGTATAAAGCAGGCTGTGAACCAATCCATGGAAGCTGCCCAAAAAGTTGCGGAAGAAAGAATGGGAGAATTTAAATCTCTTCTTTCTGGAATGCCTTAATCTATAGGCCTTTATATTCGCTAAAAATTTTCTGTTTCGTCCGATTCCGAGAGAGTTTAAAAAACTCGTGAGGGCAGATCGGACGAGAATCACTAGACTCTGGAAGGACAATTGCTTCCTCTCCTTCGTCGTCGCTTTCAGTAATTCCTAAAGATACCGAAATATCTCCAGTCCTTTTCATTTCTGTATTGATCTGCAGAGAATATAAGGCCCCATCTAGATTCTTTTTTAATAATACTAATCTTTCTATGGCGTTTGAATTAGAACGATCTGTTTTTACAAATTGGATCTGACCAGGAGTTAATGTGCCTATTGGCGTAATCTCAGGAATCCTAAGTGGATCGTATAATTTTCTGAGAATATCTCCATCTGTGCCCGCTGCAGGGAATGGGAAAGATTGAATTATTTTAGTGATATCTTGTAAAAACCCTGAAGCTCCGTTTGTATCTGTTCCGGATTGTGCAAACTCTGGAGAAACATCTCCTAACGATTGCCATAAGAATGCTGGATAAATTTTCATAAATATAGCAGAGCCATCTGTTCCGAGAGCATTTTTTACTTCTTGGGAAGAATTTAGATAACTATCTGCATTTGTTTTGAATAGATGGAATAATCCAGTTGCATCTGAGGCTCTATAACCTTTAGGTCCCTGGACTCCAGTCCTAAAGAATGAATTTCTGGAGTCGGCATCGTTTCCAGAAATCATATATAAGTATTTCATAAAGGAGTAGGCGAATGCATAGTCCACTAGAGAGTTAAACTTAGCACTTCCAAATACACTATTCCCGTTCACGCCTCTAGAACAGGCGTTTGAATTCCTACCCCTATAACAATTGATCCT
Encoded here:
- a CDS encoding LIC20162 family protein encodes the protein MKKSDISKSVWWNWENSDTEIRSAKIKKSKLKINYIPPSFAILVYGVFLFYLFPLRTLVSTWIFKFVELLQITKVLKLSLLLDKRLYDYTALFVISYIAFAFFLDLVRFLRKNLFQTFITEENRLAVTKWGFLGKETIRWNPDQTGLQIHHKSGWFRSLLGFEKLSFRIHINEAENSVLAESPYFFSKNNSEFLSSVFRSV
- the queA gene encoding tRNA preQ1(34) S-adenosylmethionine ribosyltransferase-isomerase QueA, which encodes MEFQDLSEFDFELPEDQIAKFPAAKRDKSRLLVLGRTQDFLKEETEFSKILNYLREGDVLVANATRVSKRRVFLVTKTGRRHEAMFLAETELGIWKTLTRNSKKLKIGDQLYDEETGKFLFSVIRKEEEFTIFQSETSLDENSFELIGRTPIPPYFKRESTSEDDIRYQTVYSKNLGSVAAPTAGLHFTPELLEELRKGKIEFLTLELKVGYGTFQSLNEDHFANKTLHEEEFDLPIETKSILDSAKKNSKRIISVGTTTLRALESAYDPNTKTFRPGKGKTRLFLQPEDSILSCEGLITNFHLPQSSLLLLVSAFAEKEKILKAYKFAIEQNFRFFSYGDSMLILDPEKV
- a CDS encoding glycosyltransferase family 4 protein; amino-acid sequence: MLKKENLKYKPRVAVDARPLSYGITGNSRYLAEVLQRLLRPDSPLEYYLYSNKPIHPVFNHLIGLTPTFIPSKLPGVLWLNFTIPSLIKKHRIDLFWGTLQLLPAFGLKVPTLVNYHDLNFRSAPETMTTANYWQHKIMSPITLKKADKVLCLSQNTKNDILDFLPELESKLEVVYPGVQGFESVSSPEKTLPKNFLFSVGTLEPRKNLNTLVEAYLSLKKEEPNFPYPLVLAGRLGWKSEGLTSILKEGGLEKDGIYFIENPDDSKLGWLYKNCSYFIFPSLHEGFGLPLLEAIRENKPCIVSDIPVFHEVLDEFTDSFVSPKNLEAWKNALSLTAKKGIYGRKPSRNDWSWDSTAKQVENSLVELWKSRKKNS
- a CDS encoding glycosyltransferase family 87 protein, coding for MRIDLKKSGPVLVFFLFLAFLYANGFSRTGQSSDFSDYYEASRNFKQGKDLYSLDALSEVVQEFESGKLKIDQIFDPEVFFRIKSKVENVGSYIYPPTFAFLLIPISGLPFEVASGIFFTINFIALIFSLLLIGKLLGREKSFLFLSAVLLLSLRFVENHQNNNQVGFLLLLLILVSVSVQKDWLSGLVLALAIVIKITPAAFLFYFIYKKRPMVIVYTVIFALGWIVLPALYNPEFTWKMNQTWYDLVLEKYLKSPALRAWKNNQSLNSTLAKYFLAYSDLLNQGRFGMPFTTLTVNQVKIISGILSLGIAGPYLYKAFKGASEGFILSGLFFFSVIFSGISWIHAFVFLLFPTAFILSKLWPEQGEPLLVWEKWKVKLIEYKSATIFVSISILVLLLNRSFIGNIAEEAILMFSFLLYTSLVQYVCIFYSDKTA
- a CDS encoding peptidase M30 yields the protein MKVSTGDGFWKFPYMPIGRSLYTCVFSVSLIFFLSHCVVSNDALGTQDKTEPSIDDLLSLAKVSSSCGGNNTFWIRNLIKNSSSCVRTTRVASGSHVNIYATSGLESALDYQNISQEFDTKIYPKLGEAFGFSDDLDGDGKVAVIVSDIHDGSTTGSSFVAGFFDPVDYFPDSSNYSVRSNYSNIVYMDGVELVAVRNSDLAQGKPDTFLATLAHEYQHLIRFQYEARIMSQGGGRDEAWINEGTSEVAADIAGYSPQISRINCYRGRNSNACSRGVNGNSVFGSAKFNSLVDYAFAYSFMKYLYMISGNDADSRNSFFRTGVQGPKGYRASDATGLFHLFKTNADSYLNSSQEVKNALGTDGSAIFMKIYPAFLWQSLGDVSPEFAQSGTDTNGASGFLQDITKIIQSFPFPAAGTDGDILRKLYDPLRIPEITPIGTLTPGQIQFVKTDRSNSNAIERLVLLKKNLDGALYSLQINTEMKRTGDISVSLGITESDDEGEEAIVLPESSDSRPICPHEFFKLSRNRTKQKIFSEYKGL
- a CDS encoding AAA family ATPase, producing MLKKILPGQTEIRFKAAKPAKLNGLPDFLVFHKEEVRTFRQALENPGLFRHILITGPEIEANLLQFGQYLEEIVKDQPVVAEPNPTLLSLAGFPFENKYRPGKISEANGGLLLLPIKPFVEDPDLYYFLKGVLLTGKIDFLSLPEGSDSTNINRFHPSIDSRFRLILVGEETEVDSISQIDADFYGSFDFKIHMPYEISLEKSWLPVFSGLLKSWEKPGYPPLDQAALDSLLELALRWNDSQTRLSLHLSELRSFVREVLAFNNKGKKSVGRAEIEAGPSLIQKRTAIHKRKYIENIKEGLISVPLKGKKTGRINGLSVILLQSSLLDFGQVNQVSARVSLGSGNLINIEREVNLSGSLHDKGVFILQSYIKGMFSHTQSFGLDASILFEQNSSPIDGDSASCAELLALLSALSGLEIPCNIAVTGALSQYGDILPVGSVNTKIQAWFDVIRLTGSPREKYKIYIPKDNMRDLNLPREIRESMKKGNFQIFYCSHVEDLIPDIFGVAAGRISKSGKYPNGSLFRIIEERIDRKRDGEEA
- a CDS encoding YbaB/EbfC family nucleoid-associated protein, with amino-acid sequence MFGKSLDNLKQMNQMRVRMKKLEKELEALSFEGKSKNELVVCITDGKQTVQEIRIEDSLLAKNDKKLLQKSIKQAVNQSMEAAQKVAEERMGEFKSLLSGMP